The Streptomyces sp. NBC_00435 nucleotide sequence CCGGGAGATCCCGATCGTCGTGATCGACCCCGTCGCCTGACCGGAGACCGGCAAGGGATCGGCCAGGGATCGGCCGGGGACCCGTGGACCGGCCCGCGTCAGTGCCCCAGCACCGCCATCGCCGCGTTGTGGCCGGGGACCCCGCTGACGCCGCCGCCCCGGACCGCGCCCGCACCGCAGAGCAGGACGTTGCGGTGGGCGGTCTCCACGCCCCATCGGCCGCCCTGGCCGGCGTACGGCCAGGACAGGTCCCGGTGGAAGATGTGGCCGCCGGGCAGACGCAGTTCGCGCTCGAGGTCGAGCGGGGTCTTGGCCTCGATGCACGGGCGGCCGTCGGCGTCGAAGGCCAGGCAGTCGGTGAGCGGTTCGGCCAGGTGGGCGTCGAGCTGGGCGAGGGTGGCGGTGAGCAGTACCTCCCGCGCGCCCTGGTTGTCGTGTCCGAACAACCGCGCCGGGGTGTGCAGTCCGAAGAGGGTCAGGGTCTGGTAGCCCTGCTCCGCCAGCTCGCGCCCCAGGATCGTCGGATCCGTCAGCGAGTGGCAGTAGATCTCCGAGGGCGGTACGGAGGGCAGTTCCCCGGTGGCGGCCTCCGCATACGCCCGCGCGAGCTGTTCGTAGCCCTCCGCGATGTGGAAGGTGCCGCCGAAGGCCTCGCGCGGGTCCACGGAGGTGTCGCGCAGCCGGGGCAGCCGCCGCAGCAGCATGTTGACCTTGAGCTGGGCACCCTCGGCGGCCGGCGACACGGGCTCCTCGCCCAGCAGTTCCGCCAGGGCCTGGGGCGAGGCGTTGACGAGCACCACCCGCCCGGCCACCCTGCCCTCTCCCGCCGCCGTCCGGAAGATCACCTCGGCCGGCGCCGTCGTACCGTCCGTGTCGATGCGCAGCGCCTCGTGCCCGGTGGCGATCTCCGCCCCGGCCGCCCGGGCGGATGCCGCCAGCGCGTCGGTGAGCGCGCCCATGCCGCCGACCGGTACGTCCCAGTCCCCGGTGCCGCCGCCGATGACGTGGTAGAGGAAGCAGCGGTTCTGGACCAGACCGGGGTCGTGGGCGTCGGCGAAGGTGCCGATCAGGGCATCGGTGAGCACCACCCCGCGTACCAGGTCGTCGGTGAACTCCCGCTCGACCGCCTCCCCGATCGGCTCCTCGAACAGCATTCGCCAGGCCGCCTCGTCGTCGACCCTCGCGCGCAGCTCCGCGCGTGTGGGCAGCGGCTCGGTCAGCGTCGGGAAGACCCGCTCGGCCACCCGCCCGGTGGTCCCGTAGAAGGCGCGCCAGCTCTCGTACTCCCGGTCCGAGCCGGTCAGCCGCGCGAAGGACTCCCGGGTGCGCGCCTCGCCGCCGCCGACCAGCAGCCCGCCGGGGCGTCCGGCGCGCTCGACCGGGGTGTACGAGGAGACCGTGCGCCTGCGGACCTCGAAGCTCAGCCCGAGCTCGCGCACGATCTTCGCCGGGAGCAGCGAGACCAGGTAGGAGTACCGGGAGAGCCGGGCGTCGACCCCCGCGAACGGCCGGGTGGAGACGGCAGCCCCGCCGGTGTGGCCGAGCCGCTCCAGGACCAGCACCGAGCGGCCGGCCCGGGCCAGGTAGGCGGCCGCGACGAGGCCGTTGTGGCCGCCGCCCACGATCACCGCGTCGTACACGTCATGCCCGAAGCCCCGCGAGGTCGTCATGGCTCTTGGTAACACACCTGGCCCAGCCGCTCCAGACAGTGGGCCTCGTCGGCGTGGGCGGCGACCGTGTCGGGGTGGTCGTCGCCCAGGGACCGTTCGCGGATGCCGGAGAGTTCCCGGTACACCGGCAGCGCCTCGTCCCAGCGGCCCAGCCGGCCGAGCCCGACCGCGAGTTCGCGGCGGCTGACCAGCGTGTCGGGGTGTTCGGCGCCGAGGGCGCGGGCCCGCAGCGCGGCCACCTGCCGGGCCTCGGCCACCGCCTCCTCCCAGCGCTCCAGACGGCCGAGGTTCACCCCGAGGACGTGCCGGGCCCGCAGTGTCTCCGGGTCGGCGGCCCCGTAGGCGCGGGTGCGGTCGCGGACCAGCTCCCGGAACAGCTCCAGGGCCTCGGCCGAGCGCCCGGTGCGGCCGAGCGCGATGCCGGCCTCGTACCGGGCGGCCAGCGTGTCGGGGTGGTCCCGGCCCAGCACGCGCTCCCGGACGGCCGCGATGCGCCCGAACGCCTCCAGGGCCTCCTCCCAGCGCTCCAGGCGGCCGAGCGCGTACGCCACCTCGTACCGGGTCAGCAGCGTGTCCGCGTGCTCCGCCCCCAGGACGGCCGCCCGGTCGGCGGCGACCTCGGCCGCCTCGGCGTGGGCCTCGGCGAAGCGGCCGAGGGCGCCGAGGGCGCAGGCCAGGTTGTGCCGGCAGCGCAGGGTGTCGGGGTGGATCCGGCCCACGGTCCGCTCGCGGGCGGCGAGCACCGCGCGGTAGCCGTCGTACGCCTCCTGGTGGCGGCCGAGCAGGCCCGTCTCGTACGCCGCCTCCTGCCACGCGGCCAGGGTGTCGGGGTGGTCGGCGCCGAGCTCTCGGGCCCGCCCCTCGGCCACGGCCGCGTACACCGCGAGGGCCTCCTCGGTACGGCCGGCCCGGCTGAGGGCGAAGGCCCGGGTGTGGCCGGCGTCGAGCGCGGCGGGGCCGGTGGGAGCGGCGCCGGGCCCACGCGGGAGCCCGTAGGCGGCGGTGAGCCGCGGGTCCTCGGCCGGACGCGGGCGTACGACGACGGGCACGACCGGTGCGGGCGCGACGGAAGCCGTCCCGCCCGGGGCCGGCCCGGCCGCAGACCCGGCGGGGAGCGCCGCGCGGGCAGCCGAACCGGCGGGGAGCGCCGCGCGGGGCCCGGCCGGGGGTGCGGCGGGGAGCTCGCGGCTCGGGCGCGCCGACGTCCAGGAGCCGGTGAGGACGGCCCACTCCCCGCTCGCGGGACGGGCCTCGAGGCCGGCCTTGCGTCCGGCGGTGATCCCCCCGGCCCAGTCGGGCAGCGGCGGGTGCGCGCCGGGTGCGACGGCGGGGCCGAGCCGGGCTTCGACCAGCCGGCGGTGCAGGTGGCGGGCGTCGCCCGGCCGGTCCTCGGGGCATTTGGCCAGCAGGTCGAGCACCAGCCGCTCGAAGTAGCCGGGCAGCTCGGGG carries:
- a CDS encoding serine/threonine-protein kinase; the encoded protein is MAESRLIQGRYRSLDLIGRGGMGEVWRARDESLGRQVAVKCLKPIGPEQDAHFTQVLRERFRREARVAASLQHRGVTVVHDFGDDSAAGGPLYLVMELLEGRNLSQLLEDNEARPLPVDVVVDIAEQMAAALGYTHDQGVVHRDLKPANIMRLTDGTVKICDFGIARLAADIGFTAKLTGGGMAMGTPHYMSPEQIAGGEVDHRSDLYSLGCVLYEIATGAPPFDLGDSWSVLVGHRDTAPVPPRQHRPELPGYFERLVLDLLAKCPEDRPGDARHLHRRLVEARLGPAVAPGAHPPLPDWAGGITAGRKAGLEARPASGEWAVLTGSWTSARPSRELPAAPPAGPRAALPAGSAARAALPAGSAAGPAPGGTASVAPAPVVPVVVRPRPAEDPRLTAAYGLPRGPGAAPTGPAALDAGHTRAFALSRAGRTEEALAVYAAVAEGRARELGADHPDTLAAWQEAAYETGLLGRHQEAYDGYRAVLAARERTVGRIHPDTLRCRHNLACALGALGRFAEAHAEAAEVAADRAAVLGAEHADTLLTRYEVAYALGRLERWEEALEAFGRIAAVRERVLGRDHPDTLAARYEAGIALGRTGRSAEALELFRELVRDRTRAYGAADPETLRARHVLGVNLGRLERWEEAVAEARQVAALRARALGAEHPDTLVSRRELAVGLGRLGRWDEALPVYRELSGIRERSLGDDHPDTVAAHADEAHCLERLGQVCYQEP
- a CDS encoding phytoene desaturase family protein encodes the protein MTTSRGFGHDVYDAVIVGGGHNGLVAAAYLARAGRSVLVLERLGHTGGAAVSTRPFAGVDARLSRYSYLVSLLPAKIVRELGLSFEVRRRTVSSYTPVERAGRPGGLLVGGGEARTRESFARLTGSDREYESWRAFYGTTGRVAERVFPTLTEPLPTRAELRARVDDEAAWRMLFEEPIGEAVEREFTDDLVRGVVLTDALIGTFADAHDPGLVQNRCFLYHVIGGGTGDWDVPVGGMGALTDALAASARAAGAEIATGHEALRIDTDGTTAPAEVIFRTAAGEGRVAGRVVLVNASPQALAELLGEEPVSPAAEGAQLKVNMLLRRLPRLRDTSVDPREAFGGTFHIAEGYEQLARAYAEAATGELPSVPPSEIYCHSLTDPTILGRELAEQGYQTLTLFGLHTPARLFGHDNQGAREVLLTATLAQLDAHLAEPLTDCLAFDADGRPCIEAKTPLDLERELRLPGGHIFHRDLSWPYAGQGGRWGVETAHRNVLLCGAGAVRGGGVSGVPGHNAAMAVLGH